GAAGGATGCCGAAGGCGCCGGCATCTACGGCAATGGCCCGCAGTACGACTACACGCTGACCGCGGTGCAGCTGGGCCTGGACCTGCTGCGCGAAGAGGACGAGGACGGCCCGCGTGACCATGCCGGCCTGTACACGGCGATCGGACACGCCGAAACCGACGTGAATCACGTGTTCCGGAGCCTGGCCGGCAACGTGTTTGTCGACGGTTACACGCTGGGCGGCTACTGGACCCGCTACAGCGAACGCGAGGCGTACATCGACACAATCCTGCAAGCCACCTGGTACGACGCCACCGCCGAGTCCGTCCGTGGCATCCGCATGGACACCGATGGTTGGGGCATGGCGGCGTCGGTCGAGGGCGGCTATCCGTTCCGGACCCGCAACGAATGGGAGATCGAACCGCAGGCGCAGTTGATCTTCCAGTGGCTCGACCTGGGGGATTCGTCGGATCTTGCGGCGAAGGTGCACTTCGACGACATGGAGTCGCTGGTGGCGCGCCTGAGCGCACGGCTCGCGCGCGACTGGAGCAGCGAAGGCTACGAGTCCGGGGCGCTCGACCATACCGGCTGGGCGCGGGTGAGCATCTGGCACGAATTCAGGGGCGACCCGGTTACCTCGTTCTCGTCGCGGGTCGGCGACATACCTTTCGATGCCGACCTGGGCGGAAGCTGGTGGGAGATCGAGCTGGGGTACACCGGCGACCTCGACCGCAACCGCTTCCTCTACACCAACATCGGCTACTCGCAGGGCTTCGATGACGATCGGCGCGCGTGGGAGGCCAAGCTCGGGTTCCGTTCCAACTGGTGATACGACTTCCTTGCGCTCCTTGCACCCCGCCTTCACTGGATCTCGCTTCTAGTGGAGGGCGTGGATGCGCGCGCTTCGCCTGCCGGTTGGTCATTCCGGCGCCCGGCGTCCGCATGCGGCACAATCCGGAGGCACCCATCGAGAGGCAGGACCGTGGACAGGATCCGCAACCTACCCATCACCCGGCGCGACCTGCTCAAGGCGGGCGTGACCTCGGCTTCGGCCATGGCACTGCCCACGCTCGCGGCTGAAGCCAGCGCGGTTGCGCCAGCAGCGCCACCGGTGGTGAACACGGTGAAGCTCACCGTGAATGGCAAGGCGCACGAGCTCGGGCTCGACACGCGCACCACCTTGCTCGATGCACTTCGCGAGCACCTGCACCTGACCGGCACGAAGAAGGGGTGCGACCACGGCCAGTGCGGCGCCTGCACGGTCATCGTCGAGGGGCGGCGCATCAATGCCTGCCTGACGCTCGCGGTGATGCACGAAGGCGACCGCATCACCACGATCGAAGGACTGGGCACGCCCGACAAGCTGCATCCGATGCAGGCGGCGTTCGTCAAGCACGACGGCTACCAGTGCGGTTACTGCACGCCGGGGCAGATCTGTTCGGCCGTGGCGATGCTCGAGGAGATCAAGGACGGCATTCCCAGCCTGGTCAGCGCGGACCTGACAGCGCGACCGCGCCTGGGAACCGAGGAGATCCGCGAGCGCATGAGCGGCAACATCTGCCGGTGCGGCGCCTACTCCAACATCGTCGATGCCATCACCGATGCGGCGGGGAGGTCGGCATGAAGGCCTTCGGCTACGAGCGTGCCAGCTCGCCCGCGGAGGCGGCCGCCACCGTCGCGCGCACGCCTGGTGCGAAGTTCATCGCTGGTGGCACCAATCTGCTCGACCTCATGAAACTCGAGGTCGAGACGCCAAGCCACCTGATCGACGTCAACGGCCTGGCGCTGGACAAGATCGAGAAGACACGCGACGGCGGACTGCGCATCGGTGCACTGGTGCGCAATACCGACCTGGCCGCGGACGCCCGTATACGTCGCGACTACGGCGTGCTCTCGCGCGCGCTGCTGGCGGGTGCGTCCGGCCAGCTGCGCAACAAGGCCACGACGGCCGGAAACCTGCTGCAGCGCACGCGCTGCCCGTACTTCTACGACACCAACCAGCCCTGCAACAAGCGCCTGCCGGGCAGCGGCTGCGCGGCGCTGGAAGGCTTCAGCCGCCAGCATGCGGTGATCGGTGCCAGCCAATCGTGCATCGCCACCCATCCCAGCGACATGGCCGTGGCGATGCGCGTGCTCGATGCAACTGTGGAGACCGTGCGCGCCGATGGTTCGACGCGCAGCCTGCCGCTCGACGAACTCTACCGCGCCCCCGGCGCCACGCCGCACCTGGAGCACACGCTGGCCGCCGGCGAACTGATCACTGCCGTGACGCTGCCCGAACCTGTTGGCGGGACGCAGATCTACCGCAAGGTCCGCGATCGCGCCTCCTATGCCTTCGCCCTGGTGTCGGTGGCGGCGGTCATCCAGCGCGATGGCACGGGCCGCGTCGCCATGGGCGGCGTCGCGCCACGTCCGTGGCGGGTGGAGGCGGCCGAGGCGGAGCTTCCGCGCGGTGCCAAGGCTGTCACCGATCGCATGTTCGCCGGCGCGCGCACCACCGCGCAGAACGAATTCAAGACGCTGCTTGCCCAGCGCACGTTGAGTGCGGTGCTGGTCGAGGCGAAGGGATGAGGCCATGAAATTCGATACCCCCGCCGGCACCAATCCCATCGACCAGCTCAAGGTCATCGGAAAGCCACTCGATCGCATCGACGGCCCGCGCAAGACCACCGGCACGGCCACTTACGCGCACGAATGGCATGACGCGTTTCCAAAGCCGGCCTACGGCTACGTGGTCGGGGCCGGCATCGGCAAGGGCCGCATCGCGTCGATGGACCTGACTGCCGCCGAGCACGCGCCGGGCGTGCTGGCGATAGTGACTGCCGCCAATGCCGGTCCGCTGGTCAAGGGCGACTTCAACACCGCCAGGCTCCTGGGTGGTCCGGACATCCAGCACTATCACCAGGCCGTCGCCGTGGTGGTGGCCGAAACCTTCGAGCAGGCACGGGCCGCCGCGCAGCTGGTCCGCCTGCAGTACGACCGCGGCCGCGGTGCCTACGACCTGCACAAGGCCAAGGCGGGCGCCCAGGTGCCGAAGGAGCCCAGGCCGGACAGTGCGGTGGGCGACTTCGATGGTGCATTCGCCAAAGCGCCGGTGACGCTCGACGAGACCTACACCACGCCCGACCAGTCGCACGCGATGATGGAGCCGCACGCGTCGATCGCGGCGTGGGACGGCGACAAGCTGACGGTGTGGACCGCCAACCAGATGATCAACTGGGGCCGTGGCGATGTCGCCAAGACGCTGGGTATCCCGCGCGAGAACGTGCGCCTGATCTCGCCGTACATCGGTGGCGGTTTCGGCGGCAAGTTGTTCGTCCGCTGCGATGCCGTGCTGGCCGCGCTCGGCGCGCGTGCCTGCGGACGGCCGGTGAAGATCGCGCTGCCGCGACCGCTGATGGCCAACAACACCACCCATCGCCCGGCCACGATCCAGCGCATCCGCATTGGTGCGGGCCGCGACGGCAGGATCACCGCGATCGGCCATGAAAGCTGGTCGGGCGACTTGCCTGGAGGCGGCCCCGAGAACGCGATCCAGCAAACGCGGCTGCTGTACGCCGGTGCGAACCGGATGACGCGCACGCGCCTGGCCGTGCTCGACCTGCCCGAGGGCAACGCCATGCGCGCGCCCGGCGAGGCGCCCGGCTTGATGGCGCTGGAAATCGCGATGGACGAGATGGCCGC
Above is a genomic segment from Lysobacter sp. S4-A87 containing:
- the paoA gene encoding aldehyde dehydrogenase iron-sulfur subunit PaoA, which codes for MRNLPITRRDLLKAGVTSASAMALPTLAAEASAVAPAAPPVVNTVKLTVNGKAHELGLDTRTTLLDALREHLHLTGTKKGCDHGQCGACTVIVEGRRINACLTLAVMHEGDRITTIEGLGTPDKLHPMQAAFVKHDGYQCGYCTPGQICSAVAMLEEIKDGIPSLVSADLTARPRLGTEEIRERMSGNICRCGAYSNIVDAITDAAGRSA
- a CDS encoding xanthine dehydrogenase family protein subunit M, whose translation is MKAFGYERASSPAEAAATVARTPGAKFIAGGTNLLDLMKLEVETPSHLIDVNGLALDKIEKTRDGGLRIGALVRNTDLAADARIRRDYGVLSRALLAGASGQLRNKATTAGNLLQRTRCPYFYDTNQPCNKRLPGSGCAALEGFSRQHAVIGASQSCIATHPSDMAVAMRVLDATVETVRADGSTRSLPLDELYRAPGATPHLEHTLAAGELITAVTLPEPVGGTQIYRKVRDRASYAFALVSVAAVIQRDGTGRVAMGGVAPRPWRVEAAEAELPRGAKAVTDRMFAGARTTAQNEFKTLLAQRTLSAVLVEAKG
- the paoC gene encoding aldehyde oxidoreductase molybdenum-binding subunit PaoC, whose product is MKFDTPAGTNPIDQLKVIGKPLDRIDGPRKTTGTATYAHEWHDAFPKPAYGYVVGAGIGKGRIASMDLTAAEHAPGVLAIVTAANAGPLVKGDFNTARLLGGPDIQHYHQAVAVVVAETFEQARAAAQLVRLQYDRGRGAYDLHKAKAGAQVPKEPRPDSAVGDFDGAFAKAPVTLDETYTTPDQSHAMMEPHASIAAWDGDKLTVWTANQMINWGRGDVAKTLGIPRENVRLISPYIGGGFGGKLFVRCDAVLAALGARACGRPVKIALPRPLMANNTTHRPATIQRIRIGAGRDGRITAIGHESWSGDLPGGGPENAIQQTRLLYAGANRMTRTRLAVLDLPEGNAMRAPGEAPGLMALEIAMDEMAAKLGLDPIEFRILNDTQVDPEDPKRPFSQRQLNECLRQGAQRFGWSQRAKAPGEQRDGRWLVGMGVAAGFRNNLTMKSAARVRLDRTGLVTVETDMTDIGTGTYTIIAQTAAEMMGVPIDRVVVRLGDSSFPVSAGSGGQWGANSSTAGVYAACQKLREAIATKLGFNAEEATFADGRIRVGGRDIPLAQAGEGGDVVAEDVMEFGDLGKKYQQSTFAAHFAEVGVDIATGESRVRRMLAVCAAGRILNPKSARSQVIGAMTMGIGAALSEELVVDTRLGFFVNHDLAGYEVPVHADVPHQEVIFLDETDPMSSPMKAKGVGELGICGVSAAIANAIHNATGIRVREYPITLDKLLAKLPVLA